Proteins encoded together in one Macadamia integrifolia cultivar HAES 741 chromosome 8, SCU_Mint_v3, whole genome shotgun sequence window:
- the LOC122087333 gene encoding disease resistance protein RUN1-like isoform X2 translates to MSYGGSSASSSSSPHQWEYDVFLSFYGEDTRTNFTDHLFNWLDRDGIHTFRDEEEIEKGEDISSELMAAIEVSRIAIIVFSQNYASSTWCLNELVKILDCKKKNQIEKVMPVFYKVDPSDVRHQRNTYEQAFKRHEKRFKKEKAKVETWRVALTEAANLSGWHQINVANRHEAELIKKIGEQVWTIVKQTRLYVADHPIGLDSHIEHISCLLNDGELDVIRIIGIYGFGGIGKTTIAKSVFNDMYTKFDGSKFLANVREVSSQPNGLALLQKRLLSGVLNKKETYIDIDNVDEGITIIKERLCHKRVFIVLDDVEETEQFYKLVGGHSSFAPGSRIILTTRDERLLNGLVVDEKYKYRVETMNQDKSLQLFSQHAFKQNHPSEEYVKLSNDVIDYAAGLPLALVVLGSLLYKRSQLEWEKELKKLKKIPNDRILEKLQISYNALDDSNRTIFLDISCFFIGEDKNIVITILDACGLSGEVGIKHLIEKSLITIDEDNRLCAHDLIRDMGREIVRKQSREKPGKRSRLWDNDDVIDVFINLTGTDAIEGLQLNLYHYNVEKYGLLTCIEGFSKMPNLRLLEVSSILLSDDKRYWQNSLQEMVYCFRNLVWVRWNGFPFECIPNNFHLENLVILEMQHSKLKEVWKGTKHLKKLKDLNLSYSRYLTRTPDFSGVPNLEKLILEDCDSLIEVHESINSLKNLVILNMEGSKMKEVWKGTKYLTKLKDLNLSYSHYLTHTPDFFGLPNLEKLNLEGCESLVDVHESINRLENLVILNMKWSKIKEVWKGTNYFTKLKDLNLSYSRYLTHTPDFSGLPNLEKLNLTGCEGLVEVHGSIGHLKKLVNLDLHYCKNLKNLPSGISKLVSLETLDISCCEELETLGMLRWGGLESLPMLPSSLRSLKASGCWKLRMLPNLSNLKHLNMLDLSDCDNLIGIEGLKGLKSVTTINLKWCSNLKFFARRDFQDFCIDLLGNYYVCEISLVEDEVPEWFSFESESDTWENPDSFSCQVTTQLHNMEMQGLIICIVSGYFIGPTITEVVVFLKTKNFIWRHEVIFELYTRTSVITIPHCVWKSISEDDTINVSVEKEKYGHFVLKKIGVHLFYTSPHEKVSGEDSESNAKLLAARVSGMGRV, encoded by the exons ATGTCCTACGGAGGGTcctcagcttcttcttcttcctcccctcaTCAGTGGGAGTATGatgtgttcttgagtttttacGGTGAAGACACTCGCACCAACTTCACTGATCATCTCTTTAACTGGTTGGATCGAGATGGGATTCACACCTttagagatgaagaagagataGAGAAGGGAGAGGATATCTCTTCGGAACTGATGGCAGCCATAGAAGTTTCTAGGATTGCCATCATCGTCTTCTCCCAGAATTATGCTTCTTCCACCTGGTGCCTTAATGAGCTAGTGAAGATCCTCGAttgcaaaaagaaaaaccaaatagAAAAGGTTATGCCTGTTTTCTACAAGGTGGATCCATCTGATGTCAGGCATCAGCGTAACACTTATGAGCAAGCATTTAAGAGACACGAAAAGCGTTTCAAGAAGGAGAAGGCAAAGGTAGAGACGTGGAGGGTTGCTCTCACAGAAGCCGCGAATTTATCAGGGTGGCATCAAATAAATGTTGCAAATCG GCATGAGGCGGAGCTTATAAAGAAAATTGGCGAACAAGTGTGGACAATAGTGAAGCAGACACGGTTGTATGTTGCAGACCATCCAATTGGGTTAGATTCCCACATTGAGCACATAAGTTGTTTGTTAAATGATGGGGAATTGGATGTTATTCGCATCATAGGGATTTATGGCTTTGGTGGAATAGGTAAGACAACAATAGCGAAGAGTGTTTTTAATGATATGTATACAAAATTTGATGGTAGCAAGTTTCTCGCTAATGTTAGGGAGGTTTCAAGCCAACCAAACGGTTTAGCTCTGTTACAAAAAAGGCTTCTATCTGGTGTCttgaataaaaaggaaacatacATAGACATAGACAATGTGGATGAGGGAATTACTATTATCAAAGAACGTCTATGCCATAAAAGAGTCTTTATTGTTCTCGATGATGTGGAAGAAACAGAACAATTCTATAAATTGGTTGGAGGGCATAGTTCCTTTGCTCCAGGAAGTCGAATCATCCTAACAACTAGAGATGAACGATTGTTAAATGGGCTGGTTGTGGatgaaaaatacaaatataGAGTCGAGACGATGAATCAAGATAAATCCCTTCAACTTTTCAGTCAGCATGCCTTTAAACAAAATCATCCATCAGAAGAGTATGTGAAGCTCTCAAATGATGTAATAGATTATGCAGCAGGCCTTCCATTAGCTCTTGTGGTTTTGGGTTCTCTTCTGTACAAAAGGAGTCAACTTGAGTGGGAAAAGGagttgaagaaattaaaaaagataCCCAATGATCGAATTTTAGAAAAACTTCAAATAAGTTATAATGCATTAGATGATTCGAACCGGACCATATTCCTTGATATATCATGCTTTTTCATTGGAGAGGACAAAAATATTGTAATTACAATTCTAGATGCTTGTGGTCTGAGCGGAGAAGTTGGAATTAAACATCTCATAGAGAAGTCTCTAATAACAATTGATGAAGATAACAGGCTATGTGCGCATGACCTGATTCGAGACATGGGGAGGGAAATTGTTCGCAAACAGTCTCGTGAGAAGCCTGGAAAACGTAGTAGACTGTGGGACAATGATGATGTCATTGATGTATTTATAAACCTCACT GGAACAGATGCAATTGAAGGCCTTCAACTAAACTTGTATCATTATAATGTGGAAAAGTATGGCCTGTTGACCTGTATTGAAGGATTTTCTAAAATGCCTAATTTAAGATTACTCGAAGTTAGTAGTATTCTATTGTCCGACGACAAAAGATATTGGCAAAATTCTCTTCAGGAGATGGTTTATTGTTTTAGAAACTTAGTTTGGGTTAGATGGAACGGATTCCCTTTTGAATGTATACCAAATAATTTTCATTTGGAGAACCTTGTTATTCTTGAAATGCAACATAGTAAACTCAAAGAAGTTTGGAAGGGAACCAAG CATCTCAAAAAGTTGAAGGACCTCAATCTTAGTTATTCTCGCTACCTAACCCGTACGCCAGACTTCTCAGGGGTCCCGAATCTTGAGAAACTGATTCTTGAGGATTGTGATAGTTTGATTGAAGTCCATGAAAGTATTAATTCTCTTAAGAACCTTGTTATTCTTAACATGGAAGGGAGCAAAATGAAAGAAGTTTGGAAGGGAACCAAG TATCTCACAAAGTTGAAGGACCTCAATCTTAGTTATTCACACTACCTAACCCATACGCCGGACTTCTTTGGGCTCCCAAATCTTGAGAAACTGAATCTCGAGGGTTGTGAAAGTTTGGTTGACGTCCATGAAAGCATTAATCGTCTTGAAAACCTTGTCATTCTTAACATGAAATGGAGCAAAATCAAAGAAGTTTGGAAGGGAACCAAT TATTTCACAAAGTTGAAGGACCTCAATCTCAGTTATTCTCGTTACCTAACCCATACGCCGGACTTCTCAGGGCTCCCGAATCTTGAGAAACTGAATCTCACTGGTTGTGAAGGTTTGGTTGAAGTCCATGGAAGTATTGGTCATCTTAAGAAACTTGTAAACTTGGATCTACATTATTGCAAGAATCTCAAGAATCTTCCGAGTGGTATTAGTAAATTGGTATCGCTTGAAACACTTGATATTTCTTGTTGCGAAGAACTTGAAACTCTGGGCATGTTGAGATGGGGTGGACTCGAGTCACTCCCAATGCTTCCATCAAGTTTACGTTCTCTTAAAGCATCAGGTTGCTGGAAGTTGAGAATGTTACCAAATTTATCAAACTTGAAGCACCTAAACATGCTGGATCTTTCAGACTGTGATAATTTGATTGGAATTGAGGGCTTAAAAGGTTTGAAGTCTGTGACTACTATAAACCTAAAATGGTGttccaatttgaaattttttgccAGGAGAGACTTTCAG GACTTTTGTATAGACCTCCTTGGAAACTATTACGTCTGTGAAATCAGTTTGGTTGAAGATGAAGTTCCAGAGTGGTTTAGCTTTGAAAGCGAGTCAGATACATGGGAAAATCCAGATTCATTTTCTTGTCAGGTTACCACTCAACTTCATAACATGGAGATGCAAGGgttgattatatgcattgtttCAGGTTACTTTATTGGACCAACGATTACAGAAGTGGTTGTATTTCTTAAAACAAAGAATTTTATATGGAGGCACGAAGTTATATTTGAACTTTACACAAGAACTTCGGTGATCACGATACCTCATTGTGTTTGGAAGTCTATTTCTGAAGATGATACTATCAATGTTTCAGTGGAGAAAGAAAAGTATGGGCATTTTGTGCTCAAGAAAATTGGGGTCCATTTGTTCTACACCTCTCCACATGAGAAGGTATCCGGGGAAGATTCTGAGTCTAATGCAAAGTTGTTGGCTGCTCGGGTTTCAGGTATGGGAAGGGTGTAG
- the LOC122087333 gene encoding disease resistance protein Roq1-like isoform X3 — protein sequence MSYGGSSASSSSSPHQWEYDVFLSFYGEDTRTNFTDHLFNWLDRDGIHTFRDEEEIEKGEDISSELMAAIEVSRIAIIVFSQNYASSTWCLNELVKILDCKKKNQIEKVMPVFYKVDPSDVRHQRNTYEQAFKRHEKRFKKEKAKVETWRVALTEAANLSGWHQINVANRHEAELIKKIGEQVWTIVKQTRLYVADHPIGLDSHIEHISCLLNDGELDVIRIIGIYGFGGIGKTTIAKSVFNDMYTKFDGSKFLANVREVSSQPNGLALLQKRLLSGVLNKKETYIDIDNVDEGITIIKERLCHKRVFIVLDDVEETEQFYKLVGGHSSFAPGSRIILTTRDERLLNGLVVDEKYKYRVETMNQDKSLQLFSQHAFKQNHPSEEYVKLSNDVIDYAAGLPLALVVLGSLLYKRSQLEWEKELKKLKKIPNDRILEKLQISYNALDDSNRTIFLDISCFFIGEDKNIVITILDACGLSGEVGIKHLIEKSLITIDEDNRLCAHDLIRDMGREIVRKQSREKPGKRSRLWDNDDVIDVFINLTGTDAIEGLQLNLYHYNVEKYGLLTCIEGFSKMPNLRLLEVSSILLSDDKRYWQNSLQEMVYCFRNLVWVRWNGFPFECIPNNFHLENLVILEMQHSKLKEVWKGTKYLTKLKDLNLSYSHYLTHTPDFFGLPNLEKLNLEGCESLVDVHESINRLENLVILNMKWSKIKEVWKGTNYFTKLKDLNLSYSRYLTHTPDFSGLPNLEKLNLTGCEGLVEVHGSIGHLKKLVNLDLHYCKNLKNLPSGISKLVSLETLDISCCEELETLGMLRWGGLESLPMLPSSLRSLKASGCWKLRMLPNLSNLKHLNMLDLSDCDNLIGIEGLKGLKSVTTINLKWCSNLKFFARRDFQVCFPISLSLSHTHTHTRMGIGFDWFDGQDFCIDLLGNYYVCEISLVEDEVPEWFSFESESDTWENPDSFSCQVTTQLHNMEMQGLIICIVSGYFIGPTITEVVVFLKTKNFIWRHEVIFELYTRTSVITIPHCVWKSISEDDTINVSVEKEKYGHFVLKKIGVHLFYTSPHEKVSGEDSESNAKLLAARVSGMGRV from the exons ATGTCCTACGGAGGGTcctcagcttcttcttcttcctcccctcaTCAGTGGGAGTATGatgtgttcttgagtttttacGGTGAAGACACTCGCACCAACTTCACTGATCATCTCTTTAACTGGTTGGATCGAGATGGGATTCACACCTttagagatgaagaagagataGAGAAGGGAGAGGATATCTCTTCGGAACTGATGGCAGCCATAGAAGTTTCTAGGATTGCCATCATCGTCTTCTCCCAGAATTATGCTTCTTCCACCTGGTGCCTTAATGAGCTAGTGAAGATCCTCGAttgcaaaaagaaaaaccaaatagAAAAGGTTATGCCTGTTTTCTACAAGGTGGATCCATCTGATGTCAGGCATCAGCGTAACACTTATGAGCAAGCATTTAAGAGACACGAAAAGCGTTTCAAGAAGGAGAAGGCAAAGGTAGAGACGTGGAGGGTTGCTCTCACAGAAGCCGCGAATTTATCAGGGTGGCATCAAATAAATGTTGCAAATCG GCATGAGGCGGAGCTTATAAAGAAAATTGGCGAACAAGTGTGGACAATAGTGAAGCAGACACGGTTGTATGTTGCAGACCATCCAATTGGGTTAGATTCCCACATTGAGCACATAAGTTGTTTGTTAAATGATGGGGAATTGGATGTTATTCGCATCATAGGGATTTATGGCTTTGGTGGAATAGGTAAGACAACAATAGCGAAGAGTGTTTTTAATGATATGTATACAAAATTTGATGGTAGCAAGTTTCTCGCTAATGTTAGGGAGGTTTCAAGCCAACCAAACGGTTTAGCTCTGTTACAAAAAAGGCTTCTATCTGGTGTCttgaataaaaaggaaacatacATAGACATAGACAATGTGGATGAGGGAATTACTATTATCAAAGAACGTCTATGCCATAAAAGAGTCTTTATTGTTCTCGATGATGTGGAAGAAACAGAACAATTCTATAAATTGGTTGGAGGGCATAGTTCCTTTGCTCCAGGAAGTCGAATCATCCTAACAACTAGAGATGAACGATTGTTAAATGGGCTGGTTGTGGatgaaaaatacaaatataGAGTCGAGACGATGAATCAAGATAAATCCCTTCAACTTTTCAGTCAGCATGCCTTTAAACAAAATCATCCATCAGAAGAGTATGTGAAGCTCTCAAATGATGTAATAGATTATGCAGCAGGCCTTCCATTAGCTCTTGTGGTTTTGGGTTCTCTTCTGTACAAAAGGAGTCAACTTGAGTGGGAAAAGGagttgaagaaattaaaaaagataCCCAATGATCGAATTTTAGAAAAACTTCAAATAAGTTATAATGCATTAGATGATTCGAACCGGACCATATTCCTTGATATATCATGCTTTTTCATTGGAGAGGACAAAAATATTGTAATTACAATTCTAGATGCTTGTGGTCTGAGCGGAGAAGTTGGAATTAAACATCTCATAGAGAAGTCTCTAATAACAATTGATGAAGATAACAGGCTATGTGCGCATGACCTGATTCGAGACATGGGGAGGGAAATTGTTCGCAAACAGTCTCGTGAGAAGCCTGGAAAACGTAGTAGACTGTGGGACAATGATGATGTCATTGATGTATTTATAAACCTCACT GGAACAGATGCAATTGAAGGCCTTCAACTAAACTTGTATCATTATAATGTGGAAAAGTATGGCCTGTTGACCTGTATTGAAGGATTTTCTAAAATGCCTAATTTAAGATTACTCGAAGTTAGTAGTATTCTATTGTCCGACGACAAAAGATATTGGCAAAATTCTCTTCAGGAGATGGTTTATTGTTTTAGAAACTTAGTTTGGGTTAGATGGAACGGATTCCCTTTTGAATGTATACCAAATAATTTTCATTTGGAGAACCTTGTTATTCTTGAAATGCAACATAGTAAACTCAAAGAAGTTTGGAAGGGAACCAAG TATCTCACAAAGTTGAAGGACCTCAATCTTAGTTATTCACACTACCTAACCCATACGCCGGACTTCTTTGGGCTCCCAAATCTTGAGAAACTGAATCTCGAGGGTTGTGAAAGTTTGGTTGACGTCCATGAAAGCATTAATCGTCTTGAAAACCTTGTCATTCTTAACATGAAATGGAGCAAAATCAAAGAAGTTTGGAAGGGAACCAAT TATTTCACAAAGTTGAAGGACCTCAATCTCAGTTATTCTCGTTACCTAACCCATACGCCGGACTTCTCAGGGCTCCCGAATCTTGAGAAACTGAATCTCACTGGTTGTGAAGGTTTGGTTGAAGTCCATGGAAGTATTGGTCATCTTAAGAAACTTGTAAACTTGGATCTACATTATTGCAAGAATCTCAAGAATCTTCCGAGTGGTATTAGTAAATTGGTATCGCTTGAAACACTTGATATTTCTTGTTGCGAAGAACTTGAAACTCTGGGCATGTTGAGATGGGGTGGACTCGAGTCACTCCCAATGCTTCCATCAAGTTTACGTTCTCTTAAAGCATCAGGTTGCTGGAAGTTGAGAATGTTACCAAATTTATCAAACTTGAAGCACCTAAACATGCTGGATCTTTCAGACTGTGATAATTTGATTGGAATTGAGGGCTTAAAAGGTTTGAAGTCTGTGACTACTATAAACCTAAAATGGTGttccaatttgaaattttttgccAGGAGAGACTTTCAGGTTTGTtttccaatctctctctctctctctcacacacacacacacacaagaatGGGAATTGGATTTGATTGGTTTGATGGACAGGACTTTTGTATAGACCTCCTTGGAAACTATTACGTCTGTGAAATCAGTTTGGTTGAAGATGAAGTTCCAGAGTGGTTTAGCTTTGAAAGCGAGTCAGATACATGGGAAAATCCAGATTCATTTTCTTGTCAGGTTACCACTCAACTTCATAACATGGAGATGCAAGGgttgattatatgcattgtttCAGGTTACTTTATTGGACCAACGATTACAGAAGTGGTTGTATTTCTTAAAACAAAGAATTTTATATGGAGGCACGAAGTTATATTTGAACTTTACACAAGAACTTCGGTGATCACGATACCTCATTGTGTTTGGAAGTCTATTTCTGAAGATGATACTATCAATGTTTCAGTGGAGAAAGAAAAGTATGGGCATTTTGTGCTCAAGAAAATTGGGGTCCATTTGTTCTACACCTCTCCACATGAGAAGGTATCCGGGGAAGATTCTGAGTCTAATGCAAAGTTGTTGGCTGCTCGGGTTTCAGGTATGGGAAGGGTGTAG
- the LOC122087333 gene encoding disease resistance protein RUN1-like isoform X1 codes for MSYGGSSASSSSSPHQWEYDVFLSFYGEDTRTNFTDHLFNWLDRDGIHTFRDEEEIEKGEDISSELMAAIEVSRIAIIVFSQNYASSTWCLNELVKILDCKKKNQIEKVMPVFYKVDPSDVRHQRNTYEQAFKRHEKRFKKEKAKVETWRVALTEAANLSGWHQINVANRHEAELIKKIGEQVWTIVKQTRLYVADHPIGLDSHIEHISCLLNDGELDVIRIIGIYGFGGIGKTTIAKSVFNDMYTKFDGSKFLANVREVSSQPNGLALLQKRLLSGVLNKKETYIDIDNVDEGITIIKERLCHKRVFIVLDDVEETEQFYKLVGGHSSFAPGSRIILTTRDERLLNGLVVDEKYKYRVETMNQDKSLQLFSQHAFKQNHPSEEYVKLSNDVIDYAAGLPLALVVLGSLLYKRSQLEWEKELKKLKKIPNDRILEKLQISYNALDDSNRTIFLDISCFFIGEDKNIVITILDACGLSGEVGIKHLIEKSLITIDEDNRLCAHDLIRDMGREIVRKQSREKPGKRSRLWDNDDVIDVFINLTGTDAIEGLQLNLYHYNVEKYGLLTCIEGFSKMPNLRLLEVSSILLSDDKRYWQNSLQEMVYCFRNLVWVRWNGFPFECIPNNFHLENLVILEMQHSKLKEVWKGTKHLKKLKDLNLSYSRYLTRTPDFSGVPNLEKLILEDCDSLIEVHESINSLKNLVILNMEGSKMKEVWKGTKYLTKLKDLNLSYSHYLTHTPDFFGLPNLEKLNLEGCESLVDVHESINRLENLVILNMKWSKIKEVWKGTNYFTKLKDLNLSYSRYLTHTPDFSGLPNLEKLNLTGCEGLVEVHGSIGHLKKLVNLDLHYCKNLKNLPSGISKLVSLETLDISCCEELETLGMLRWGGLESLPMLPSSLRSLKASGCWKLRMLPNLSNLKHLNMLDLSDCDNLIGIEGLKGLKSVTTINLKWCSNLKFFARRDFQVCFPISLSLSHTHTHTRMGIGFDWFDGQDFCIDLLGNYYVCEISLVEDEVPEWFSFESESDTWENPDSFSCQVTTQLHNMEMQGLIICIVSGYFIGPTITEVVVFLKTKNFIWRHEVIFELYTRTSVITIPHCVWKSISEDDTINVSVEKEKYGHFVLKKIGVHLFYTSPHEKVSGEDSESNAKLLAARVSGMGRV; via the exons ATGTCCTACGGAGGGTcctcagcttcttcttcttcctcccctcaTCAGTGGGAGTATGatgtgttcttgagtttttacGGTGAAGACACTCGCACCAACTTCACTGATCATCTCTTTAACTGGTTGGATCGAGATGGGATTCACACCTttagagatgaagaagagataGAGAAGGGAGAGGATATCTCTTCGGAACTGATGGCAGCCATAGAAGTTTCTAGGATTGCCATCATCGTCTTCTCCCAGAATTATGCTTCTTCCACCTGGTGCCTTAATGAGCTAGTGAAGATCCTCGAttgcaaaaagaaaaaccaaatagAAAAGGTTATGCCTGTTTTCTACAAGGTGGATCCATCTGATGTCAGGCATCAGCGTAACACTTATGAGCAAGCATTTAAGAGACACGAAAAGCGTTTCAAGAAGGAGAAGGCAAAGGTAGAGACGTGGAGGGTTGCTCTCACAGAAGCCGCGAATTTATCAGGGTGGCATCAAATAAATGTTGCAAATCG GCATGAGGCGGAGCTTATAAAGAAAATTGGCGAACAAGTGTGGACAATAGTGAAGCAGACACGGTTGTATGTTGCAGACCATCCAATTGGGTTAGATTCCCACATTGAGCACATAAGTTGTTTGTTAAATGATGGGGAATTGGATGTTATTCGCATCATAGGGATTTATGGCTTTGGTGGAATAGGTAAGACAACAATAGCGAAGAGTGTTTTTAATGATATGTATACAAAATTTGATGGTAGCAAGTTTCTCGCTAATGTTAGGGAGGTTTCAAGCCAACCAAACGGTTTAGCTCTGTTACAAAAAAGGCTTCTATCTGGTGTCttgaataaaaaggaaacatacATAGACATAGACAATGTGGATGAGGGAATTACTATTATCAAAGAACGTCTATGCCATAAAAGAGTCTTTATTGTTCTCGATGATGTGGAAGAAACAGAACAATTCTATAAATTGGTTGGAGGGCATAGTTCCTTTGCTCCAGGAAGTCGAATCATCCTAACAACTAGAGATGAACGATTGTTAAATGGGCTGGTTGTGGatgaaaaatacaaatataGAGTCGAGACGATGAATCAAGATAAATCCCTTCAACTTTTCAGTCAGCATGCCTTTAAACAAAATCATCCATCAGAAGAGTATGTGAAGCTCTCAAATGATGTAATAGATTATGCAGCAGGCCTTCCATTAGCTCTTGTGGTTTTGGGTTCTCTTCTGTACAAAAGGAGTCAACTTGAGTGGGAAAAGGagttgaagaaattaaaaaagataCCCAATGATCGAATTTTAGAAAAACTTCAAATAAGTTATAATGCATTAGATGATTCGAACCGGACCATATTCCTTGATATATCATGCTTTTTCATTGGAGAGGACAAAAATATTGTAATTACAATTCTAGATGCTTGTGGTCTGAGCGGAGAAGTTGGAATTAAACATCTCATAGAGAAGTCTCTAATAACAATTGATGAAGATAACAGGCTATGTGCGCATGACCTGATTCGAGACATGGGGAGGGAAATTGTTCGCAAACAGTCTCGTGAGAAGCCTGGAAAACGTAGTAGACTGTGGGACAATGATGATGTCATTGATGTATTTATAAACCTCACT GGAACAGATGCAATTGAAGGCCTTCAACTAAACTTGTATCATTATAATGTGGAAAAGTATGGCCTGTTGACCTGTATTGAAGGATTTTCTAAAATGCCTAATTTAAGATTACTCGAAGTTAGTAGTATTCTATTGTCCGACGACAAAAGATATTGGCAAAATTCTCTTCAGGAGATGGTTTATTGTTTTAGAAACTTAGTTTGGGTTAGATGGAACGGATTCCCTTTTGAATGTATACCAAATAATTTTCATTTGGAGAACCTTGTTATTCTTGAAATGCAACATAGTAAACTCAAAGAAGTTTGGAAGGGAACCAAG CATCTCAAAAAGTTGAAGGACCTCAATCTTAGTTATTCTCGCTACCTAACCCGTACGCCAGACTTCTCAGGGGTCCCGAATCTTGAGAAACTGATTCTTGAGGATTGTGATAGTTTGATTGAAGTCCATGAAAGTATTAATTCTCTTAAGAACCTTGTTATTCTTAACATGGAAGGGAGCAAAATGAAAGAAGTTTGGAAGGGAACCAAG TATCTCACAAAGTTGAAGGACCTCAATCTTAGTTATTCACACTACCTAACCCATACGCCGGACTTCTTTGGGCTCCCAAATCTTGAGAAACTGAATCTCGAGGGTTGTGAAAGTTTGGTTGACGTCCATGAAAGCATTAATCGTCTTGAAAACCTTGTCATTCTTAACATGAAATGGAGCAAAATCAAAGAAGTTTGGAAGGGAACCAAT TATTTCACAAAGTTGAAGGACCTCAATCTCAGTTATTCTCGTTACCTAACCCATACGCCGGACTTCTCAGGGCTCCCGAATCTTGAGAAACTGAATCTCACTGGTTGTGAAGGTTTGGTTGAAGTCCATGGAAGTATTGGTCATCTTAAGAAACTTGTAAACTTGGATCTACATTATTGCAAGAATCTCAAGAATCTTCCGAGTGGTATTAGTAAATTGGTATCGCTTGAAACACTTGATATTTCTTGTTGCGAAGAACTTGAAACTCTGGGCATGTTGAGATGGGGTGGACTCGAGTCACTCCCAATGCTTCCATCAAGTTTACGTTCTCTTAAAGCATCAGGTTGCTGGAAGTTGAGAATGTTACCAAATTTATCAAACTTGAAGCACCTAAACATGCTGGATCTTTCAGACTGTGATAATTTGATTGGAATTGAGGGCTTAAAAGGTTTGAAGTCTGTGACTACTATAAACCTAAAATGGTGttccaatttgaaattttttgccAGGAGAGACTTTCAGGTTTGTtttccaatctctctctctctctctcacacacacacacacacaagaatGGGAATTGGATTTGATTGGTTTGATGGACAGGACTTTTGTATAGACCTCCTTGGAAACTATTACGTCTGTGAAATCAGTTTGGTTGAAGATGAAGTTCCAGAGTGGTTTAGCTTTGAAAGCGAGTCAGATACATGGGAAAATCCAGATTCATTTTCTTGTCAGGTTACCACTCAACTTCATAACATGGAGATGCAAGGgttgattatatgcattgtttCAGGTTACTTTATTGGACCAACGATTACAGAAGTGGTTGTATTTCTTAAAACAAAGAATTTTATATGGAGGCACGAAGTTATATTTGAACTTTACACAAGAACTTCGGTGATCACGATACCTCATTGTGTTTGGAAGTCTATTTCTGAAGATGATACTATCAATGTTTCAGTGGAGAAAGAAAAGTATGGGCATTTTGTGCTCAAGAAAATTGGGGTCCATTTGTTCTACACCTCTCCACATGAGAAGGTATCCGGGGAAGATTCTGAGTCTAATGCAAAGTTGTTGGCTGCTCGGGTTTCAGGTATGGGAAGGGTGTAG
- the LOC122087584 gene encoding uncharacterized protein LOC122087584 gives MIIERVVTVEYLETTMTEALLRKFPDNSAFDFDYTQSGIWSPLVPRGQCLVSGSSIEIRRKLSDGFEKIAHEKIKKVSSKIKKKMVSAKKKVGSDFSTNTLKGSTPRKGWAKVLRAASKRFKKQKDSSTEIKLSNYLRNGSHSVL, from the exons ATGATCATCGAACGCGTTGTGACTGTGGAGTATCTCGAGACAACAATGACGGAGGCGTTGCTCCGTAAATTCCCAGATAACTCTGCTTTCGATTTTGACTATACGCAGAGCGGGATCTGGTCTCCGTTGGTTCCTCGAGGACAGtgtctggtttctggttcttcCATTGAAATTCGAAGGAAACTTTCAGATGGGTTTGAGAAAATAGCTCACGAAAAGATCAAGAAAGTGAGTTCTAAGATTAAGAAAAAGATGGTGTCTGCCAAGAAGAAGGTGGGTTCTGATTTTTCTACTAATACCTTGAAGGGTTCTACACCAAGAAAG ggATGGGCTAAGGTGTTGAGAGCTGCCTCCAAACGTTTCAAGAAGCAGAAGGACTCTTCTACGGAGATAAAGCTGTCAAATTACTTAAGAAACGGAAGCCATTCTGTACTTTGA